From the genome of Mycobacterium kansasii ATCC 12478:
CTTCGATCTGAACGGCATCGTCACCGACAATGTCTTCGTCGCAGGCGACGTGGCCCGCGCCGCACACCCGCTCTACGATTTCGAGTTCCTGGGTGTAGAGCACTGGAGCAACGCCGTGGCCCAGGCCGAGGTCGCGGCCCACAATATGGTGTGCGCCCCCGCCCGGCGCCGTCCCTATCTGGCGGTGCCCACGTTTTGGTCCGCCCAGTTCGGCGTCAATATCAAGTCCGTCGGCGTGCCGCGCTTCGCCGATGAGGTCGTCGTCAGCCAAGGCTCGGTCGATAAACACCGGTTCGTCGCCGCCTACGGCAGGCAAGGCCGACTCGTCGGGGCTGTCACCGTCAACCAGGGCATGTGGCTGGACTTCTTCGAACGGCTGATCGCCGAATCGGCACCGTTCCCGCCGGCTGCACCCGGTTTCGACCGACCGGCCGACGCCCAGCCGGTCCCTGCTCGATTCCCGACTCGCGGCCTGCCCAGCCAACAGCCCGACGTCATTCCGATCTGCCACGCATCGAGTGAGCGCCGCGCGACATTCGCACCGCCGCGGCAACGAGCAAGCCAGTCACGAACCTTTCCTGAGCGGACTGAAAGTGAGGCGTCATGACGCGACAGTCCGCGTATCGACAAGTCCTCGACTACGCCAACCGCGCCAACCCATATCCGCTGTACGCCCAGCTGCGGCAGACACCGGTGGCCCGGTACGAGGATGGCAGCTACGTCGTCAGCACCCATCGGGAGATCGTGGCTTTGCTTCACGACCCGCGGATCAGCTCCGACATGACCAAGGGCACCCAGCTCGAGCCTGATCTGATTCCGGGCTTCATCACGCTCGACCCGCCCGAGCACGGCCGGCTGCGCCGCATGGCGATGCGGCATTTCGGTCCGCCGCACCGGGCCGGATGGATCGACGGCATGCGCGACAAGTTCGCCGACATGGTCGAGCGCCTCATCGACGACTGTCGCGGCCGTGGCCAGATAGACATCGTGGACGACCTGGCGTATCCACTTCCGGTGTCGGTGATCTGCGACATGCTCGGGGTCCCGCTCGAGGACGAACCCCGGTTCCAGCGCTGGACACAAGACTTCCTCGACGGCGAATTCGGGACACCCCAACAGCGGCAGCGAGGCGAGCAAGCGATCGCCGAGATGCGGGAATACATCACCGAAATCGCCGAGGCCTATCGCCGCCAGCCGGGGGACAACATACTGTCGCGGTGGGTCACCGACGACAACCCCGACGGCCAGATGAGCACGACCGAGATCGCCGACACGGGAGTCCTGCTGCTCATCGGCGGCCACGAAACTACCGTCAACCTGATCGCCAATGGGATGCTGACCCTACTGCGGCATCCGGAGGTGATGGACCGGCTGCGCCGCGAACCCGACTTCGTCATCCCGTTGGTCGAGGAACTGCTCCGGTATGAGCCACCCGCACAAATCACGCCGCGGGTTGCCTTGGCCGACATCTCCATTGCCGGGGAGACGATCCCACGGGGCGCGAAAGTCAATCTTCTGCTTGCCGCGGGAAATCGGGATCCGCGACGCTTCACCGACCCTGACCTGTTCGTGCCCGACCGCCCGGACAATCAACATCTCGGTTTCGGACACGGCATTCACGCGTGCTTCGGTGCTCCCATGGCTCGGCTCGAGACACAGATCGCGTTGACCGCACTGGTACGCCGGCTGGAATCACCGCGGCTGGTCGCTGATCCGCCTCCGTACCGCAGGAATCCTCTGCTGCGCGGGCCACGCCACGTGGTCGTCACGGTGGACGGGGTACGGGACTGAGCTTCGGCTCCGAATCAACAAGGTGAATCGGATTGCCCCTTTGAAAGCTGGCCCGCGAGGGAGCAGAGTTGGGCTCGTGGACTTCGTCTTTCGAGCCGTCGCGACGCCGAGCGCGATGCTTGCCTGCGCGATCTTCTCCGTGTGCGGGTCGGCGCTGGCCGATCCCGCACCGACGCGGGTGATCACCGCCGTGGCCGTCGGATCCGATGGCCAGCCGATCAATGGGTACCGCGAGGCCCCCGCGCAGGGCAACGTCACCGCCGTCGATAGCTGCACGACGGCGTCGCCGTCGGCAGTGGCCGACAACATCTACTATTGCTCGCCGAGCGCGGCAGATGCCGGAACCTGCTGGCCATCGACGCCGGAATCGCTGCTGTGCGTGGACAATCCGTGGGACCAGCGGCTGCATCGGGTGACCTACGGCGGCCCGCTCCCACGGGTGCACCCGATCGCGACACCCGATCCGTTCGCGCTGGCACTCGACGACGGGACCCGCTGCCTGCTACGCAACGGCGGTGCCTGGGGCGGCCGTGACGATGGATACGTCGGCGTCTACGGATGCGGCGCGCCCGACGCGAACCTCGCGGTCTTGTGGCTGCCCAGCCAGGGCGCCGGGACCTGCATCGACCGCTCGGCGCCGCTGTGGACGGTCAAGGTGGGGCAATTGGGCACACCGGGCGAGCACTTCCCGCCGCCGCAGACTCGCGCGGTGGCCACCGCGTGGTTCGCCGGAAATTAGTTACCGCCGGCGTTCAAGGCGCTGCCCTTGCGCCATTGGTCCCAACTCAGGGTCCAGTCGCCGTTCTGCGACAGTTGCAGCGGCGGTCCTCCGCTGTTGCGCACCTCGACCACATCACCGGGTACGGCGAAGTCGTAGAACCATTTCGCATTGTCGCCGTTGAGGTTCAAGCATCCGTGCGAAGTATCGGTATGGCCCTGAGCCCACACCGTCGCGTCGAGCTGATGCAGATAGATGCCGTCGGTGCTGATCCGGGTGGCGTAGTTGATGGTCTCGCGATATCCGAGGCGGGAATTCTTGGGCAGCCCGAAGGTCGACGAGTCCATCACCACCGGGTTGCCCTTGTCGAGCACGGTATAGATGCCGGGGGGAGTCCAGAACGACAGGGTGCGCCCACCGACCGTTTCGGTGCCGCCCATTCCCATCGAGGTGGGCATGGTGCGGACCAGCGCGCCGTTGTCGAACACGCTGAC
Proteins encoded in this window:
- a CDS encoding cytochrome P450, with amino-acid sequence MTRQSAYRQVLDYANRANPYPLYAQLRQTPVARYEDGSYVVSTHREIVALLHDPRISSDMTKGTQLEPDLIPGFITLDPPEHGRLRRMAMRHFGPPHRAGWIDGMRDKFADMVERLIDDCRGRGQIDIVDDLAYPLPVSVICDMLGVPLEDEPRFQRWTQDFLDGEFGTPQQRQRGEQAIAEMREYITEIAEAYRRQPGDNILSRWVTDDNPDGQMSTTEIADTGVLLLIGGHETTVNLIANGMLTLLRHPEVMDRLRREPDFVIPLVEELLRYEPPAQITPRVALADISIAGETIPRGAKVNLLLAAGNRDPRRFTDPDLFVPDRPDNQHLGFGHGIHACFGAPMARLETQIALTALVRRLESPRLVADPPPYRRNPLLRGPRHVVVTVDGVRD